One window of Burkholderia cepacia GG4 genomic DNA carries:
- a CDS encoding (2Fe-2S)-binding protein, with protein sequence MVTLNINGENRTVDAPDDMPLLWVLRDVVGLTGTKFGCGIAQCGACTVHLDGVAARSCVLPVAAVAGRKITTIEAVGATPAGQKVQEAWRELDVVQCGYCQSGQVMAATALIASNPHPSDADIDAAMAGNICRCGTYNRIRAAVKHAAKGG encoded by the coding sequence ATGGTCACCCTCAATATCAACGGCGAGAACCGCACGGTCGACGCTCCCGACGACATGCCCCTGCTGTGGGTCCTGCGCGACGTCGTCGGCCTGACCGGCACGAAGTTCGGCTGCGGGATCGCGCAATGCGGCGCGTGCACCGTGCATCTCGACGGCGTGGCCGCGCGCTCGTGCGTGCTGCCGGTCGCGGCCGTCGCGGGCCGCAAGATCACGACGATCGAGGCCGTCGGCGCGACGCCGGCCGGCCAGAAGGTTCAGGAAGCCTGGCGCGAACTCGACGTCGTCCAGTGCGGCTACTGCCAGTCGGGGCAAGTGATGGCGGCCACCGCGCTGATCGCCTCGAACCCGCACCCGAGCGACGCCGACATCGACGCGGCAATGGCCGGCAACATCTGCCGCTGCGGCACCTACAACCGGATTCGCGCGGCGGTCAAGCACGCCGCGAAGGGAGGCTGA
- a CDS encoding putative quinol monooxygenase, which produces MALYVMASVFPKPEHAQAVEAELRSMVAASRAEPGNRRYDLFREQDGSSALHLFEIYDDQAAFDAHLASPYFTAFGIKSADWFAAPPVIKVLSGIDAAE; this is translated from the coding sequence ATGGCGCTTTATGTGATGGCCTCGGTGTTTCCGAAACCCGAACACGCGCAGGCCGTCGAGGCCGAATTGCGGAGCATGGTGGCGGCATCCCGCGCCGAACCCGGCAACCGCCGCTACGACCTGTTCCGCGAGCAGGACGGCTCGTCGGCGCTGCACCTGTTCGAAATCTACGACGACCAGGCCGCGTTCGACGCACACCTCGCCAGCCCGTACTTCACCGCGTTCGGCATCAAGTCGGCCGACTGGTTCGCTGCACCGCCGGTCATCAAGGTGCTGTCGGGCATCGACGCGGCCGAATAA
- a CDS encoding NADP-dependent oxidoreductase, with translation MPQSKAANHRVILNARPVGAPTPNDFRTETGDVPVPGAGQVLLRTVWLSLDPYMRGRMSDTPSYAPPVALGDVMVGGTVSRVVTSNLPAYREGDLVVAGGGWQDYSLSDGSDLIPLGRDFAHPSHALGVLGMPGFTAYTGLLKIGEPKAGETVVVAAASGAVGAVVGQIAKLKGCRVVGVAGGADKVAYVQDTLGFDACVDHRDPQFAVKLKEACPNGIDVYFENVGGAVFDAVWPLLNEHARVPVCGLIAHYNDTALPAGPDRLPLLMATILRKRIRMQGFIILDHYATGYAPFLAEMSEWVAQGKVKALEDVIPDLADAPTALIGLLAGKNFGKVVVRVGPDVLA, from the coding sequence CCCGGTCGGCGCGCCCACCCCGAACGATTTTCGTACCGAAACCGGCGACGTGCCGGTGCCCGGTGCCGGCCAGGTGCTGTTACGCACCGTGTGGCTGTCGCTCGATCCGTACATGCGCGGCCGGATGAGCGACACGCCGTCGTATGCGCCGCCGGTCGCGCTCGGCGACGTGATGGTCGGCGGCACCGTCAGCCGCGTCGTGACGTCGAACCTGCCCGCGTATCGCGAGGGCGACCTGGTCGTCGCGGGCGGCGGCTGGCAGGACTATTCGCTGTCCGACGGCAGCGATCTCATTCCGCTCGGCCGCGATTTCGCGCATCCATCGCATGCGCTCGGCGTGCTCGGCATGCCGGGGTTCACCGCGTACACCGGACTACTGAAGATCGGCGAGCCGAAGGCCGGCGAAACCGTGGTCGTAGCCGCCGCGAGCGGGGCGGTCGGCGCGGTGGTCGGCCAGATCGCGAAGCTGAAGGGCTGCCGGGTGGTCGGCGTCGCGGGTGGCGCCGACAAGGTCGCGTACGTGCAAGACACGCTCGGCTTCGACGCCTGCGTCGATCACCGCGATCCGCAGTTTGCCGTCAAGCTGAAGGAAGCCTGCCCGAACGGCATCGACGTCTACTTCGAGAACGTCGGCGGCGCCGTGTTCGATGCGGTGTGGCCGCTGCTCAACGAGCATGCGCGCGTGCCGGTGTGCGGGCTGATCGCGCACTACAACGACACCGCGCTGCCGGCCGGCCCCGATCGCCTGCCGCTGCTGATGGCGACGATCCTGCGCAAGCGCATCCGGATGCAGGGTTTCATCATTCTCGATCACTATGCAACTGGTTACGCGCCGTTTCTGGCGGAAATGAGCGAGTGGGTCGCGCAAGGCAAGGTGAAGGCGCTCGAGGATGTGATCCCCGATCTGGCCGACGCGCCGACTGCGCTGATCGGCTTGCTCGCCGGCAAGAATTTCGGCAAGGTCGTCGTACGCGTGGGCCCGGACGTACTGGCCTGA